AAACTATTCCATACGATTATTGTTTGTTGCTTGGGCGTTTTTTTTTCTGTCGTCCTGTACAACGATAAAGCCGCCAACTCCCAAATTTGAATACTTTCAAAGCAGTGACCCCCGATTTCCCGCCAGTATTGAAACCATTGCCCCTCAAATTTCCAGAATACAAAAGGGGGATATTCTGGGCATTATTGTCAGCAGCCTGAATAAGGAATCGAATGAGATCATGAATTTTTACAACATCAGCTCATTACCGCTCGCCAGTTTTTCACCAGGCGGTAGTGGGGGTGGTGGGTCTGGTAGCCAGCCGATTGGCTATCCGGTCGATTCTCTAGGCAATGTAGCCATACCGCTTATTGGTAAAGTGAAGCTCGACGGGCTAACCATCCAGCAGGCGGAAGAGAAGGTTCGGGTAGAAGTGGAAAAAACACTGAAAGACCCGGCGGTGAACATTCGGTTTATGAACCATAAGTTCACCGTATTAGGTGA
This window of the Spirosoma aerolatum genome carries:
- a CDS encoding polysaccharide biosynthesis/export family protein, whose protein sequence is MENYSIRLLFVAWAFFFLSSCTTIKPPTPKFEYFQSSDPRFPASIETIAPQISRIQKGDILGIIVSSLNKESNEIMNFYNISSLPLASFSPGGSGGGGSGSQPIGYPVDSLGNVAIPLIGKVKLDGLTIQQAEEKVRVEVEKTLKDPAVNIRFMNHKFTVLGEVKNVGIFNLLNDRTTLIDAITVAGDLSEYAKRDSIKVIRSVNGKREIGLVSLRNREVFTSPYFYVRNDDIIYVEPTKDKQLPLPQQEQVKNSAFYQRFPFFLSLVTTAVTLIALFSRL